TTTGGCACGAGTTTTGAAATACTAAAGAGCCAAGAACAAATCTCTCACAGGAGGAAAGAAAAATGGCAAGGAAAAAAATTAAAATTTGGATGGTTGGATTGGCCCTGGTGGCTATGGCCGGTGTGGCTGTGGCTGCTGGTCCGGGATATGGTTTTGGGAGAAACGCCAATTGTGCTGGCGGGTATAACCAATTAAACCTGACCCCGGAACAGAAAACGAAGTTAACGGAACTGAAAGAAAAGCAATGGAAGGACACCGTTTCTTTGCGCAATGAAATGCAGACCAAGCGCCTGGAACTGCGGACCCTCTGGACGGCCCCGAGCCCGGATAAGGACAAGATCCTGGTCAAGCAAAAGGAGTTGAATGAATTGCGAGACCGGCTCCAGGCCAAGGCAACGGATTTTCGCATCGAAGCCCGAAAGGTCCTAACCCCGGAACAGGCTGCTCAGGTCGGCACCTTCGGCCCTGGCATGGGCATGGGTGGCGGCATGATGGGCATGGGTAAACATAGAATGGGGCGTTCAGGTCCTTGCGGCGGGCCGGGTCAGGGATTTGGCCCGGGCGGCGGCGGGTTCGGTCCCGGTTTTGGTCCAGGTGGTTCCCGTTTATAATCTCTAACCTTCTACTCCCTCTCCCTCCAAGAGGTCCGGCAGCTGTGCCGGACCTCTTTTTTTTATCTTTCCGGTTCCCAGCGGTATTCCATATACTGGGCGGTCGCTATGGCCTTTTCTTCCCCGAGGAGTCTGGCCACCACATACAAAGACATGTCAATCCCGGCTGAAATTCCGGCAGAGACAATCACCCGGCCGTTG
The sequence above is a segment of the Deltaproteobacteria bacterium genome. Coding sequences within it:
- a CDS encoding Spy/CpxP family protein refolding chaperone, whose protein sequence is MARKKIKIWMVGLALVAMAGVAVAAGPGYGFGRNANCAGGYNQLNLTPEQKTKLTELKEKQWKDTVSLRNEMQTKRLELRTLWTAPSPDKDKILVKQKELNELRDRLQAKATDFRIEARKVLTPEQAAQVGTFGPGMGMGGGMMGMGKHRMGRSGPCGGPGQGFGPGGGGFGPGFGPGGSRL